The stretch of DNA GCTGTCAGATTGGTGATTGTCACTTCCGTGAAGGTAACAAGTTTTGCCGTGAACGTATGCTTGGTTTGAGACCACCAGTAATCAAAAAAACAGTACCGAAAAATAGACTCAAAGGTCTTTGGATGTCTGAAGTTCAAGTAAGTAGTTTCAAAAAACGTGTGCGTGATTTTCAAGATCATGTTGCTGTTGAATTAGAGAAGGAGGCTGCTAATGCCAGCTAAAACTAAAGTAGATATCGTTTTTGACAATATTATTTTTTATGTGATTTTCTTTTTGGCGCTATTGATGATATCGGCGTTTGGGCTTATTGCCGAAGCATGATTGGGCTCTGTGCTAATTTACTTAACTGCTGCGTTACGCTTGCCCTCGTTGGTGTTAACCAACTTCGGGAACGCCCTGCGGGCTCTCGCAAGCCTTGCATTTAAGCAAATTAGCTACATCGCTTTGGGATTTTACTTACGCTGTAGTAATCTTGTCCACAGGCTATAATAATCCA from Cyanobacteriota bacterium encodes:
- a CDS encoding hydrogenase iron-sulfur subunit, which produces MSDKKRVVVIACERSVNLDNELEGKHGANLKDVDNAYVVRVPCSGIIQPRMIEKAFNDGAQGVIAMGCQIGDCHFREGNKFCRERMLGLRPPVIKKTVPKNRLKGLWMSEVQVSSFKKRVRDFQDHVAVELEKEAANAS